DNA from Brassica napus cultivar Da-Ae chromosome C4, Da-Ae, whole genome shotgun sequence:
CGGTGGCTTGTCTCTGTTGCAGCTCTCTTGCGCGGGGAAACCAGAGCTGAGGCACTCCTCATCTTCGTGCTTCTTGCGGTATTTGCAGCTGGTTTAAACAACCTCTTGCTAGTAGTCTTGTTCTTCCCCAAGTCTGCAACAGCTGCGTCATCTCCATCACCCGTCAGAAGCTGTACCTCCTCCTCTTGTGGCTGCGCTTCCTCGTCATATGCCATGAGCGCTTCCTCAGTTTAACTGTTGTCTTCGGTAACCAATAAACAGACATTACATGGTTTGGCAGAGCTGTGACCACCGATTTAATAATCACCTCCTTTCTTCATTTAGTAAAGAAGCTAAAAGTCAATCCATTTACCCTATTATTCAAGCGGTCTTGTACAAAGCCAAACACTTGTCTCTTTGGGAGATTCGTGATCAGCGCCTTCATATCTTGCTCCCGTGGGTTCATACACCTTCCAATCAACGTTTTGGAAAATGTTTTGATCAGCTCCGAGTTGTCAAAGTGTGGGACTGAAATCTTCAGCCTTTTGCGAGTGGACTCGCCATTCTTAACGTCAGTGTTGTTAACGAGCAACTGAGTCTGCGTCATAATACCAAAAACACTCTTAACTCTGTTGTAACAAGAAAGGAAGAGACAAATATGAATGATATGACAACAAATGAACCCAATCCTCCTTTTATAAGAAACCCCGAGAGACATATGAGTAAAGAGAGAATATTCCTTATTGAATCCCAGCCCACTAGAATTGATCCGTTCAATCTCCATCACGATCTCACAAAATGATTTAAATCGTAATCGTTTAAACTCCATGACCAATATAATAATCCATACTTCCcgaagcaaatccaaaattGAATCTCTTTATCTCAATATTTAAATCAGAAATCATACCTTGTGATTTTCGCGATTTCATCTTGAAGATGATTGAAATCGAGATCTGATTTATTAAGCTTCCATATCTCCTCAATTTTCCAAGGGAAACGATTTCCAATACCATCTCCATCAACCGAAAAATTCGCTGGAATCGCCCGTTCGTTTCTCTATAATCCTTCAATAGATGTACCCCCGATCCAACCCACACATCCCCTTCTTCACCGCACCGGGATCCCATCGTCGAGAATCCATCGAAACCCTAGATCTCCTTTGCCATCGCCATTTTTGTCTTGAGAGCGTTTTGTATAAGAGATTTCctcttagaaatttttttatttcttctttttgcAGATTTAAAAATACAGGAACCtagattttataaaattcagttaaattttggttcgggtaaaaaatattaagaacccactaatatccaaaaaaaatctgattagCTTTGGTTCGAGGTTTTTTGGGTAATTTctaataaatcaaacaaaaaaatcaaataactccgaggttttaaataaaatatcaaatcttTCAAATTGCTCAGATTTAAATATCGGGTAATTTAGATAATTTCATATAATTCAGATACAAATATTTTGGCAATTTAGGTGTTTGagtaatttttagtttataaattatatttttgtttttggttttcggATTTAGAGAATTATAAACcatttggatttttatttgtttctgttcAGTTTCCATTTGTTTTTTCCGGTTCAATTTTTCCATTTGGATAAAATGCCTTGGCCTAGTTTATTTACTGATTCACTATGGATGGGCTCTACTATGTTCCACATAGGTTATGGAGGAAGATATCGGCGACTCACATGTTCTCCCCGCAGTGTCTCGACGCCACCAAGTCGGTGCGCATGAAGAAAGTGAATGAACTTGTAACCTTTATGAGCGAAATATGCGAAAGAGGAGAGTCTGTCGACATTGCTCGTGCCTCCTTCGTCACATCACTCAATATAATCTCAAACACTTTCTTTTCAACCAACTTGGGTAGTTATGACCCAATAACCTCCATGGAACTCCAAGAATCGGTGGTTCGTATAATGGAAACCATCGGGAAACCAAACCTAGCCAACTATTTTCCGCTTATAGGGTTTCTTGATCTGCAAGGTATCCGGAAAGAGATGAAGGTATGCTCAGATGTGTTGTTTCAGGTTTTTCAAGGGTTCATCAATGCTCGGAACAATGAGAAAACAACGAGGAATGAAGGTGATCTCTTGGATTCGCTTATGGATTTAGTCAAAGAAAATGGATCCGAGCTCAACGTGAACGATATCAAACACTTTCTCTACGTAAGTGCTATTTATAATATACAATTCATATAATATCATACATCTTTGTGACTGAGTTATATATGCTTTCATTGTTGCttctatttttcaaaagattatAGAAATGTTTgcattttgaaataataattcGAGCCATGTAACCTAGCTATATAGtacttatatatgtatatatgtatcatGTATATATGTCTCAGGACTTGTTTCTTGGAGGGACTGATACGAACTCCACCGTGGTGTGGAATGGGCAATGGCTGAGCTACTTCGCAACCCTAAGACAATGGCTAAAGCTCAAGCCGAGATGGACGATGTGGTAGGTCCAAATGGTGTTGTTCAGGAGTCACACATCTCGGATCTTCCATATTTACAAGCAGTAGTGAAAGAGACTCTCCGTTTGCACCCACCGGGTCCACTTTTAGCCCCACTCAAAGCCGAGACAAATGTAGAGGTTTTGGGGTTTCTCGTGCCTAAGAATGCTCAGGTTTTGGTAAACGCTTGGTATATAGGACGAGACTCAAGCATTTGGGAAAACGCAGAGCGGTTTGAGCCACAGAGATTTTTGTCAGCAATAGAAATTGATGTGAAAGGTAGAGATTTTGAGCTGATACCGTTTGGGGCTGGACGAAGAATATGCCCTGGAATGTCTGTGGCTATGAAGACAGTACCTCtcattcttgcttctcttcttcattcttttcATTGGAAGCTTCAAAATGGTGTCCTTCCTGAGGTTTTGGACATGGACGAGAGCTTTGGTCTTACTTTGCATAAGACCAATCCACTTTATGCAGTCCCCGTCAAGAAACGTGCGAATGGTTAGTCTGATGTAATTTATTTTTGcagtataaagaaaataaataaaactaccACTCTTGTATAGTAAATCTTGGTTTGTTTTGTACCCTAAATAACGAGATATTATTGTAAATGAAGTGTCGGGGAAATACTTCTGTTATCATTACTGTCGACCAAAAGATCTATttatatacaaggtattagaccgtcataaggtcatgtttatcctaacaagataagaataaggataaacactatgttacagatatacatggaatataaactagataaacacatagtctctggttgtctttatcatgtcccggattgggcctgcagtacgggctggtccatggtcgatcatcatttggtttataacactcccccttgatcgacacatccggtacAGGTTCGTTgcatgcttaatgttgcctcattaaaacctctcctaaaaaaccccaaaaccaatgtggcaaaatgggaaactaaggacaggaaaaagagtacaacacatgaactcccccagatgaatgcatcactgtagtagacgcattcccatctggtatccgagtcttcttgaacgttgaagttgcctatgacttggtgaagatgatcagctggattctccttgaatgaacttgtaagtcttggacgttggtatgtcttttggaactccattaagatGTGGTCAGGATGTACATCTTTGCTGCTGATCACTCCatgtcttggttgaactgatggtgcttcaaacggtgctcggatggactttataatctgcaataaaactttacttgcaggtcctttttcatgtcccacggattctctttggttatatggctttcccaaaacgtggattcaatatatattgagtcatagacccagaacacatacgaacaactttacttcatatctttcgttcattcggacttatatctcttcgtatgtgccaatggctttatccattgtaaccaatcattctttattttcttttgtcgatccatgttgagctatagaccttgtctatattcgttcataatcatgagtgtccaaggtcataccatcaataattatttgctgcaatgaaactcatcacacaatgaattcgcagtcatacactcatgtcctttgtacatggttatcgatcttttcttgctttagcaatgcttataatcattaagccacgaccagacatccttctggtcactatcctggtttatggttctcacttagacgtgctgacttaatcatacacacacacacacggctatgatttttctacagactttccatatgtaaaacatagcctgtttaatcaatcgataacttgtattattgaacctttgaaccattaaacatttttctctcagttggtctttattatgatcacaaggaattataatattttatgtatggACTGACTGCACTAAGTATATACTTAGTCTTTCATATTACTTGCAGCTGTTGTATATTACAATCCATAAacaacttaggaacaaagcttgttctatgagaatttctttctcatatttctatggtacgttgatacttttatccagtgatccatttgctgcttactacagcattatttctttagtaaatatccagacaaaatcaaacttgattttctgtagtagcatccaccatataggagcatatcactttataaattgttccttggtccttgtgagtatccttgtgtaatcaagctatacttgaacgttatttagaaggaacatggacacactataccatgtggtcatgtcctttaatctaacggaatttcttatctcacaagatccattcactggtttctttcttagatggcttttctgtatgtacatggttactacgcccatctgtcttataattactttgaattctttgaacaccccacgttcctatataggttttatgagtactctacgtgggttcatgatcctcaggttatatccttcaaatcccaagtactacaatcttttatgagctcttatgtatgtaaatacatctttggtgttaacactatttatctttagtttcatactgttccagacatgatctaattagattttgagatcttattatccaagacctttataccttgcagtttggcgtcccaaactacatggtctggtaccttagatgtgtggttgcgcaaccttatttctctgtctgaactggtttctcttatagacattgtagcaacttgattgtgtctcttagacatctaattcgtggtgcttaagctggtatgacatagtcattttttctttttgggtcagtgtgtctggcatatatttctgctagcttttatatcttttgatcatattcttttagaacGTCTAGATCATAATCTTTGGTCTGAGAATCTTGTCAAGACAactatggttgataccattatatttctcttttactctttactctttatcaacctgataactttctcctttcaaagttggataatcagattactatcttttgtaatctgtgttcttggccacttgattaaaccatccatgtttggcacaagatacattatagtttcgtggaggaagtcttatttatctaatatatattcccaatcctcatctgaggttccatcttaaatggcacacatatatgtggttgaatattcgtattttcttaagatggtctgtgtatatgtctggtttatgacccttaATCATTCAGAGGTGAGAATATCTATGCTTACATGTATGGCCtgatgtaaatcaatatttatatacataatgtccttaagctttaggctggacgtgggtgatgtaccattagtgagggctttaaagctttccagccgtgtatattatggttgtaaaccatggaatccgaatttatgatatgatcatggattgtgggttttagtcctctctccccctcatgaacatactcataatttcgtagtgcttaggacagtggagccttaattattttagtgattttcccttttgtgtacttataacacattgtgagattttatgggatcacttttgtgccttaattattttttcatcatgttttggatcaagatggctaatctggtcatgccataagtgtttatttcgtggtgaaccatactggttacatggctttatgcctctttcatactgatccttagcatagaataaatcagtagaaaatatgggtataggcattcataatgcttttaggcgatttttcaaaaatctgaaagGAATCGTATTTTCTTTGCTCACTGGTTCAATGTAGAatgttataaatctttataactcaatgggtctgaataatgtcgtgtcttttgccattgccagtaccaattaattgatttcaagtgattgtaggaaggtaaagttgaacctatacaattaagatgaagttaaatctatgcgagaaatcaatctatcagtgaactgactcattagtctacacccaacaattgattttatgtgattgcaggaaggtaaagttaaacctatacaatcaaagtaaagttaaaccatgcatgaaatcaactatcagtggactgattatccttttattaaggttttatttgttatttaatcaagaatcatcaagcaagaccaagcaagataatatataaaaacaaaatcgtttttattatttcaataacataaatgaataacaaataaatcaaatcagatatgaaaacataaaatcagaatgtcggaaaattattcaatgtataatCCGACCTCATGGTCCATGAGTGTCCACTCGGAATCCTCCTCAGATCTCTTCTTATCAAATGTGGCTTTATTAGCTTCAGGGATTTTCATCTCACTGTCTAGTACTTCATAATATATCTCCATGATGTCATTAAACCGTCTGATGTTATCCATCATTTTCTGCTTCTTTTGctcaatgtctaataaatatgagAACAAGTCATAataggtggtgaaacctttGGCCTGATGTGATAACAACACTTCCTCTGAATGGAATGTGTCACGAGTTTTGTTTAACAAATCCTCGTTTGTTACCAATTCACCACATAGTCTAAGACTATAGGTGATTCTCATAAGATCAGAGTGATAATTGTCCACGGATTTATAATCCTGGAACCTTAGAGCTTCccattttttcttggattcgtGCAACAATGGCTCACAGAATCTAGAATTCAAAAATGACCAGAGATTATGAGGATCATTAACATATCCAAACTCGTCTCTTAGGTCCTCACAGAGATGGTGTCGCATAATCATTATGGCTCTGTGTCTTTCACACGCAAGGGTGTCATTGCCATACTTGATGCACTTCCcaagtcctctagacttcaagACGGCTGAAGTGTTTATAGCCCAATcaagataattatctccagagagatcaaGGGCTTTGTAATCTGAGGGTATGAaactcgacatctgaaatcattattcaaaacaggtcttaatcaagtaatctttttgaaatttttcatgcTTCATATCAATGCCACACACGGAccacaagaatttttttttctaaatgatgcattttcttaaaaccatacGGTTTAAGGTGTGGATCaatgtatttttcagatttaaggtcctcttatttcaaacacaaggtttcaaggcctttagggatTCTATCTTAGATGATCAGGAAAATgttccatattttcttcatcCCATTAGATCGGATCATttagtataatgattttttttttcagttcagaTCAGATTGCTTGAAAACTATGAATGATCTATATCCCTAACAGTCGAGATTTCATGTTCAGTATGCAATATTAGTATGCAAACAATATGCAATCAAGCAAACCAATTCAATCATGAAATcaggttagggttttcgaaaaatataccatatatttattattattttttttcgaaaaataatcaaatcagaaattattgtgacttaaaaaaaataaatcaggaagatttgatttattcaagcaatttattatatacttttcgatttaaaaataaatatattttctcagatatatctctgatattttgattttaaatattaaaaaaatattttttcaatccTAATCAAGTTCTAGTCGTTATCAATCATCAGGAAAACAAATTTCTCAGACAAGAATATGAGGTAAAACCTCGGATTAATTTATGAAACCATGATTCAGATCAGATAAGAACATTAAACAGGACAATAATGATAAGTTTAAGCAAGTAACAGTCGGTTTTTTTCAACATATAGCagtcagattttttttaaaaaattgtttaacttTCAATCCTAAACAGTTCTAATGTGAAACTATCATCAGgaaaagttttaaacaattttaaaatcagtttcagATTAAGAACATGTTCAAAACAAGTTCAGGTTCGAGATTTtaaagagtttatggtttatggttttattttatttgcagaGACATGTTGCTAAATATAGCTACATGGCTGCGGATGGGGGTATTTaatactttatgggttttagatgAGTTTTCGATGATACCTGAAAACTTTTGATGGGTTGATCGGTCTATCAGTTAGAGATCTTTCTGGTTAGCTGTTGGATTTCTTggaattattgtttttgttgctgCTTGTTGGAATAGGAGACTGGTATATGGTTGAGAGAGATTTTGGTTTCTGGAACAAATTTTCCACTTGTATTGTAGCTGAGCGTGTGGGCGCGTCCGAACTCCGATTGATGCGGGGTTAGCGGCGTTGgcttcgtctcgtcaagagctttaaTTTGGTATCTGGCTCGTCGTCTGGATCCACCGGAGTTGAGGGATCGAGCTGTTTGAAGTTTGtcgggaattagggtttttactgctcggatttatttctggtttttagggttagggtttatgagagcaacgtcgtgctgataacgtattgtaaatgaagtgttggggaaatacttctgttatcattactgtcgaccataaggtccatatatatacaagttattagaccgtcataaggtcatgtttatcctaaaaagataaggataaggataaacactatgttacagatatgcatggaatatatactagataaacacatagtctctggttgtctttatcatgtcccgGATTGGACCTGCAGTACGGACTGgtccatggtcgatcatcatttggtttataacagATATTTTGATTTCGAATGTGTGAATAAATTACTAGGAAATTGCTAGAGCAACCTTATCGGTAGTTTACTAAAACTGAGTTTCTTGAaagcaaaatataaatattttaattaaatgatgatattataatataaatcaaataattagtTCTTTCAATTCTGAAatgcaatatttttaaaatagtcatgttactaaaaaataattagaaattaagCTCGTTATCAAAAGGAGCTAAATATATGTCATTTTAGaatcttaatataattttcaacttaatattaattacaaatacattgatatatttatttatttcaaataatattgGTTGAATAGGTGTAATTAATAAGAATGAATTTAAATGCATTtcaatcattttcttaatctgtgtgaaaaatattaaagtaacattttttttgcGGAACGGAGGGAATAAGTAATATTCTAAAACTGTGATTCACAACTACAACCACAATCAATCTATTTTTCTTAACACATTAGGCCTAACAATTTCTAATTTTCAAATAAGAAATGAGTTTGGATAGTTTTCAGAAAACAAGTACGTAAACTGGGTGATATTATAAGGGCTGAAGTCTATATATTTTTCTGTCCAGGAACTTGTGTCTTCCTCACAAGCGAGAATCAAATTAGAGAGCTTGTTGATTCTAGAAATGATGTAAATCCATGTGCATCAGTAAAATATGACATTACTCTGGTATGATATGCCTTTTAGTATTAGTAAAACTATCTTTATACGGATAGGGAAAAGTAATATCGTTTTTTTGAGACTAGTTTAAATACAagtataaactagattttgatccgcggatgtatttttttaaaaaatattatgctatttattttttatgtcactatttagggttgAACAAAAAACACGAATTTTAAGAATCgaaccgatcccaatccgaataaataataccaaatccgaaccgaaattgattaaatatccgaattattcaaaattttggtatttgaagaactgaaacctgATCCGATCTGAAacgaagtattttgggtatccaaaataaatttatatacttatatatatattaattatttttagatttaatatatataaaaacatccagaatatatatgatacttttaagttcatttacatacttgaaaatatgtataaatgatcaaacgtaaatatctaaaatagttaaaatatactcaaaactccaaaaatacttaaataattattaattctctttccaaatatttaaaccaaaccaatttaaattggttatccaaatccgaaccgaatcctcaaagatctgaaccggACACGAAATCTCAAACAGACCCGAAAACggacccgaacgcccacccctaatcactattatatatcctatatgtgtcatcataggttacaaaaatatgtgttatcatataattaatcgtattttatacgtaccatcaaataagttttcttataattaataatattttatatgtacaatcatataaataatcacatatattatatttttaaattttaatgtgaaatataaaaaccataatttaagttggtgtttgaaattgggctttgtattgtatttgtttttatatatattgaaaacatttttataatggttattggaaaatatgttagtaaaaattaaattttgaatatatgtatatttttgaatgaagttttgatataaataaattttaaattattattttgatttgaatatgtatatcaagtaacataaaccattactttttaatataatgtaatggattttcaatatttttaatagcataagTCCATTACTTTTTCTACTGCtatttatgtttccaaacagcGCTATTTCTTTTAATTACTATTTATGTTGTCAAACAAAAGTTTGAActacttctactttaataagatagatgattGTAAATTTATTCACTCACATAAAATCTGCAAAGTTTAAAAGGGTATTTGCCTCGGTTTGTTTTATTCtcttaaatttatttgttttcttctaaGTTGATTCACGTTTGTTGGATACACAACCAACaggaaattatgttttattgatTGTTTAGTTCTGGTTTTACTTATCCAAACCACATCAAGTCTTGAATAATAAAATAGGTGTTTGATTTAAAAGATAAAGATAATAGAAATATCTGCATGTAAACTAGCTAGTACTTATATATGTTTGTGTGTATCAGGACTTGTTTCTTGCAGGGACTGATACGAACTCCACCGCGGTGGAATGGGCAATGGCTAAGCTACTTCGCAACCCTAAGACAATGGCTAAAGCTCAAGCTGAGATGGACGTTGTGGTAGGTCCAAGTCGTTCAGGAGTCACACATCTCGGATCTTCCATATTTTCAAGCATTAGTGAAAGAGACTCTCCGTTTAGACCCACTAGGTCATATTAAGCTATAAgacatgtcatatttgttttgtgaaattgattgtagaaaagACACGtgacaaaatcacttcgcaaatatagtctaggggattgTTTCAAACCTTCCGGGCGAcaattttttataatagtttGTTCCTTGCCTATTTTACATGCCATATGTAGTCTTAATTGTAATAATTTTAGTTTGTTGTTTGAGAACTTTATTGTTTTTAGAGGGGGGGAGGGTAggagtttatttatttttattgcgGTCGGTCTTATAGGATTTTAACGtttattttataagtttatGTGATGTGTTATTACTCGCAAGTTTatgtacatttgtatttatttctCCAATTGGGTGGTATTAGgtgttttttatttgaaattacaTTGTTCAATCTTTTCTATCACTGAATGGGACATATGAGGCTCATCTGTTCGCTGGAAAAGCATGTAAACAAATTTGTTAAATATAAGAGTCTAAATATAATACTTTATGGAATGAAAGTACAGTTGTACACCATAGAACAAACAAAATCTCTGGTGGTAGCACTTATTTGAGCATTCGCCTTGATAATCAAGTTATCAGTTAATTTCAATGTTGCACTTAGCATACCATCAGACATGCGTGCTTCTTGTGGGCACCAACCCGAGAATGGGAGTTTTGAATGCTCACAAAATAGAACAGCTATAATTGAACCATTTAAACAG
Protein-coding regions in this window:
- the LOC125585984 gene encoding uncharacterized protein LOC125585984, which gives rise to MSSFIPSDYKALDLSGDNYLDWAINTSAVLKSRGLGKCIKYGNDTLACERHRAIMIMRHHLCEDLRDEFGYVNDPHNLWSFLNSRFCEPLLHESKKKWEALRFQDYKSVDNYHSDLMRITYSLRLCGELVTNEDLLNKTRDTFHSEEVLLSHQAKGFTTYYDLFSYLLDIEQKKQKMMDNIRRFNDIMEIYYEVLDSEMKIPEANKATFDKKRSEEDSEWTLMDHEVGLYIE